In Podospora pseudopauciseta strain CBS 411.78 chromosome 3, whole genome shotgun sequence, one genomic interval encodes:
- a CDS encoding hypothetical protein (COG:A; BUSCO:EOG092644N1; EggNog:ENOG503P1V0): MLNSPAPMLFGVNCPSCPNWSSMQKKSHPLSQSHSPTQELQLHHHPFTETHISSRITMIVPTKKDHQSIAADLLNRAFEPEEATKILTEKVIQRPLFLCPTSPPPADARRARHLAAKRAKEQRRAKALKPKPVSATQRKKQGLYQIPKEGQKYALFEPLHNLWLGYIREILGSEVYTGGEAAAAKLASADFHGAGVEVVRSGCVSRVGIKGIVVKDGKFAFEMITVKNKIKVVPKEGTIFRVEVPVPVIIKTGEEEKKESRMVFELHGDQFQFRSADRATRKFRAHFSKTL; the protein is encoded by the coding sequence ATGCTAAATTCTCCAGCACCCATGCTTTTTGGCGTGAACTGCCCGAGCTGCCCCAATTGGAGCTCcatgcaaaaaaaaagtcatCCACTGTCACAATCGCATTCTCCAACCCAAGAATTGCAATTGCATCACCATCCATTCACTGAGACACATATATCCAGTCGCATCACTATGATAGTCCCAACGAAAAAGGACCACCAGTCCATAGCAgccgacctcctcaaccgcGCCTTCGAGCCAGAAGAAGCAACCAAGATCCTGACCGAGAAAGTCATCCAGCgacccctcttcctctgcccgacctccccccctccggcCGATGCCCGTCGCGCCCGACATCTCGCGGCGAAAAGAGCGAAAGAACAGCGCCGAGCAAAGGCACTCAAACCCAAGCCCGTCTCAGCCACCCAGCGAAAAAAGCAAGGCCTCTACCAAATCCCAAAAGAAGGACAGAAATACGCCCTCTTCGAACCGCTACATAACCTATGGCTAGGCTACATTCGAGAAATCCTCGGAAGCGAAGTCTACACCGGAGGAGAAGCCGCCGCTGCTAAGCTCGCCAGCGCTGACTTCCACGGCGCCGGGGTCGAGGTGGTGAGAAGTGGGTGCGTCAGTCGGGTTGGCATCAAGGGGATTGTGGTCAAAGACGGGAAGTTTGCGTTTGAGATGATAACGGTGAAGAACAAGATCAAGGTGGTGCCGAAGGAGGGGACGATTTTTCGAGTCgaggtgccggtgccggtgaTTATCAAGacgggagaagaagagaaaaaggagtCGAGAATGGTGTTTGAGCTTCATGGGGATCAGTTCCAGTTTCGATCAGCGGATAGGGCGACGAGGAAGTTTAGGGCGCACTTTTCAAAGACGCTTTAG
- the pan6 gene encoding pantoate-beta-alanine ligase (COG:H; EggNog:ENOG503NV6K) encodes MPPTANAAALIRHTVLLRPAIITTAFSKTFPMTTSRAVSRSCTVIPKVTSRTMASSCSSSSKGGLEKLPSSPVRLLRTTSSVRLWRRPHLLDHRTVALVPTMGALHSGHLSLIRRAARENHHVVVSIYVNPAQFGISEDLDSYPQTWDSDVAQLVKLDRELADDGDNLGRISAVFAPSTKEMYPGGFPGQEVDSKGSFVTITPVGELLEGRTRPTFFRGVATVCMKLFNVVQPERVYFGQKDVQQTVVIKRLVRDFLMPIEVVVGRTERDEKDGLALSSRNVYLGERRRQQATVLYRALKAAEGEYKRGGRKREGILRAAEGVVEGVKREEEGKGVEERVRFEVDYISLADPDTMEEIEEVDPARGGILSGAIKMLPVEKAREGEDLGHSGGPAVRLIDNIILEPEGGKEE; translated from the coding sequence ATGCCTCCCACAGCAAACGCCGCCGCCCTAATCCGGCACACagtcctcctccgccccgccatcatcaccaccgcttTCTCCAAGACCTTCCCGATGACAACCTCACGCGCCGTCTCCCGATCCTGTACCGTCATCCCGAAAGTCACTTCCCGCACCATGGCCTCGTcgtgttcctcctcctcaaaaggAGGCCTGGAAaaactcccctcctcccccgtccgcctcctccgcaccacctcctccgtccGCCTCTGGCGCCGGCCCCACCTCCTCGACCACCGCACCGTCGCCCTCGTGCCCACCATGGGCGCCCTCCACTCAggccacctctccctcatccgTCGAGCCGCAAGAGAAAACCACCACGTCGTGGTATCAATCTACGTCAACCCCGCCCAGTTCGGCATATCCGAAGACTTGGACTCGTACCCGCAGACCTGGGACAGCGACGTGGCTCAACTAGTGAAACTCGACAGGGAACTCGCCGACGACGGTGATAACCTAGGCCGTATCTCTGCGGTGTTTGCCCCGAGCACAAAAGAGATGTACCCCGGTGGATTTCCCGGTCAGGAGGTCGACAGCAAGGGCAGTTTTGTCACCATCACGCCGGTGGGCGAGCtgctggaggggaggacgaggccgaCTTTCTTCAGGGGGGTCGCGACGGTGTGCATGAAGCTGTTCAATGTTGTGCAGCCGGAGAGGGTATATTTCGGGCAGAAGGATGTGCAGCAGACGGTCGTCATAAaaaggttggtgagggattTTTTGATGCCGAtcgaggttgtggttgggaGGACGGAACGGGATGAAAAGGATGGGTTGGCGTTGAGTTCGAGGAATGTTTATcttggggagaggaggagacaaCAGGCGACGGTGCTCTATCGGGCGTTGAAAGCGGCGGAGGGCGAGTataaaaggggggggaggaagagggaggggattttgagggctgcggagggggtggtggagggggtgaagagggaggaggaggggaagggggtggaggagagggtgaggtttgAGGTTGATTACATCTCGCTGGCGGATCCGGATACtatggaggagattgaggaggttgatccGGCGAGGGGGGGGATTTTGAGTGGGGCGATCAAGATGTTGCCTgttgagaaggcgagggagggggaggatttggggCACAGTGGGGGGCCGGCGGTGAGGTTGATTGATAATATTATTTTGGAGCCcgagggagggaaggaggaaTAA
- a CDS encoding hypothetical protein (EggNog:ENOG503NUW6; COG:I): MAPDDRDRHDSAPDLRILGDRITLQPSGFIEPPKDKDEKDEALMKNVARFRSEPLRFLRDVSLYVSGTGWRAYDDVIGQPIFYNGFSEHIKTQVMSATVLQTKIAQLADLRISVEEKQGLLPPPSSGREYEIRKAKRRAELVQGLQEVAEHLTDNMICKFESKTFIRGAYYLVTQLLLRAYHQGIHVSSEEVLRLRNVAEEAEKKKQSIIFLPCHRSHVDYVAQQLLCYRLGLALPVVVAGDNLNFPLVGSFLQHAGAMYIRRSFGDDQLYTTLVQAYIDVLLQGGYNLECFIEGGRSRTGKLLPPKFGILSFVLDSLLSGRVEDAIICPVSTQYDKVIETEGYVTELLGVPKKKENLADFLSGGSNVLSLRLGRVDVRFHEPWSLRGFIDDQISRLSKVPSAIHVDWTDTKNQVVRQKLLRTLGYKVLADINDVSVVMPTALIGTVLLTLRGRGVGRAELIRRVEWLTERVRAKGGRVAHFGNLPLSDVIERGLEVLGKDLVGVVEGLAEPTYYAVDRFQLSFYRNMTIHLFISEALVAAALYTKVKQGGGPAIQDIPYKELRDQVLFLSSLFRGEFIYSGEGLQVNLERTLAGLEADNIIMIERDEQRNITKIGLSDAERAAGRENYDFYCFLIWPFIEASWLAAVSLMGLTPPLGQKDDLGKTLYHQGDLSYFEAVNKETLKNSYQRFEEEGIIQVVRSKDSRIPPRLRVSPEWRPRRDEVTGNLTASGKLWDFTEKIASSRREGKNRRDGATVSTRVIRLTDELGQKLWEEAVRGVDGGKKAKGLNAPARLSAEEERVLERSQREKKKRRTLEGRAHL; the protein is encoded by the exons ATGGCCCCCGACGACCGCGACCGCCACGACTCGGCCCCAGACCTGCGCATCCTCGGCGACAGAATTACACTTCAACCAAGTGGATTCATCGAGCCCCCCAAAGACAAAGATGAAAAAGACGAGGCGTTGATGAAGAACGTAGCCCGCTTCCGCTCCGAGCCGTTACG CTTCCTCCGCGATGTCTCCCTCTACGTGTCCGGAACAGGCTGGCGCGCCTACGACGACGTGATCGGCCAGCCAATCTTCTACAACGGCTTCTCCGAGCACATCAAAACCCAAGTCATGTCCGCCACCGTCCTCCAAACCAAAATCGCCCAGCTCGCCGACCTGCGCATTTCGGTAGAGGAAAAACaaggcctcctcccacccccaagtTCAGGCAGGGAATACGAGATCAGAAAAGCCAAGAGACGCGCCGAGTTGGTCCAGGGCTTACAAGAAGTCGCCGAGCACCTGACGGATAACATGATTTGCAAGTTTGAGAGCAAGACTTTCATCCGCGGGGCGTACTACCTCGTCACGCAGTTATTGCTGAGGGCGTACCACCAGGGCATCCACGTCTCTAgcgaggaggtgttgaggctgaggaatgtggccgaggaggcggagaagaagaaacagaGTATTATTTTCCTGCCGTGTCACAGGTCGCATGTGGATTATGTTGCGCAGCAGTTGCTGTGTTATCGGCTGGGGCTGGcgctgccggtggtggtggcgggggatAATCTGAACTTTCCCCTGGTGGGCAGCTTCTTGCAGCATGCGGGGGCCATGTATATCAGAAGGAGCTTTGGGGATGATCAGCTTTATACGACGCTGGTGCAGGCGTATATTGATGTCTTGTTGCAGGGGGGGTATAATCTGGAGTGTTTTATCGAGGGGGGGCGGTCGAGGACGGGGAAGCTGCTGCCGCCAAAGTTTGGGATCTTGAGCTTTGTGTTGGATAGCTTGCTGAGTGGGAGGGTCGAGGATGCGATCATCTGTCCGGTTTCGACGCAGTATGACAAGGTTATCGAAACGGAGGGCTATGTCACCGAGTTGCTTGGCGtgcccaagaagaaggagaactTGGCGGATTTCTTGTCGGGGGGGTCGAATGTGCTGAGCttgaggctggggagggtggatgtGAGGTTTCATGAGCCGTGGAGTTTAAGGGGGTTCATCGATGACCAGATCAGCAGGCTGAGCAAGGTCCCGTCTGCTATCCACGTCGATTGGACAGATACCAAGAACCAGGTCGTCAGGCAAAAACTGCTTCGAACGCTTGGTTACAAGGTCCTGGCAGACATCAACGACGTCTCGGTCGTCATGCCCACCGCCCTCATCGGCAccgtcctcctcaccctccgaGGTCGCGGCGTCGGCCGGGCCGAACTCATCCGCCGGGTGGAGTGGCTCACGGAAAGGGTCAGGGCCAAAGGCGGCCGCGTCGCCCACTTTGGCAACCTCCCACTCTCGGACGTCATCGAGCGCGGGCTCGAAGTCCTCGGGAAAGACCTCGTCGGCGTGGTCGAAGGCCTCGCCGAACCGACCTACTACGCCGTCGACCGCTTCCAGCTCTCCTTTTACCGCAACATGACCATCCACCTTTTTATTTCGGAAGCCTTGGTCGCAGCAGCGCTCTACACAAAGGTCAAGCAGGGGGGTGGCCCGGCCATCCAGGATATACCCTACAAGGAGCTCCGCGACCaagtcctcttcctctcctccctcttccgcGGCGAGTTTATTTACAGCGGCGAAGGCCTCCAGGTGAACCTTGAGCGCACCCTCGCCGGCCTTGAGGcggacaacatcatcatgatTGAGCGTGACGAGCAGCGGAACATAACCAAGATCGGCCTCTCCGACGCGGAGCGCGCAGCCGGCCGAGAGAATTACGACTTTTACTGCTTCCTCATCTGGCCGTTTATCGAAGCCTCTTGGTTGGCAGCCGTCTCGCTGATGGGTTTGACGCCACCCCTGGGACAAAAAGATGAC TTGGGCAAAACCCTCTACCACCAAGGCGACCTCTCCTACTTTGAAGCCGTAAACAAGGAAACGCTCAAGAACTCGTACCAGcggtttgaggaggaggggatcaTTCAGGTGGTCAGGTCTAAAGACTCGAGGATCCCCCCGAGGCTCCGGGTGTCGCCCGAgtggaggccgaggagggatgAGGTGACGGGTAACTTGACCGCGTCGGGGAAGCTGTGGGACTTTACCGAAAAGATTGCTTCGagcaggagggaggggaagaacaGACGGGATGGGGCGACGGTGAGTACAAGAGTGATCCGGTTGACGGATGAGCTGGGGCAGAAgctgtgggaggaggccgtgaggggggtggatggggggaagaaggccaaggggTTGAATGCGCCGGCTAGGTTGagtgcggaggaggagagggtgctggagaggagtcagagggagaagaagaagaggaggacgttggaggggagggcgcATTTGTAA
- a CDS encoding hypothetical protein (EggNog:ENOG503NVZG; COG:S), whose protein sequence is MTANINLHTLYIHQQHNYHDDQHYHPEAHSLTPPAHPEALFSSPDNSPPRPKRARSLNPLTTATVVDAQVKRPTRRFVQTSKARRVRTGCFTCRDRHVKCDEGAPVCNNCLKSNRQCKRGVRLNFAETNQQVKGPPRTVPRGKDWLVTFQDDSREIASGYKGGLESYSDAPDEDLGVSPIDDFPPITRPRKASADVQGSGALPSGNPSAFEAAKGLSSVPEASRVPYYPITIEPPTHQEPVHLNGGHGQVQAQLPVRNTEPFVPNPPQPPLPHHHPFALEDLLQQHRPVYPVHQRRDSDVSSVTSSLVPEGSNARNPENDGDGPMTPCSENGDESPTSERDYLSTEHEINCMQVFINDVAVWMDVFDKDKHFSTVVPSLAFKSTMLLNAILACGVKQHSLMSPPASRAAESDRARVYHDTSTSLLLRSLQNPDRNTDECCVTAVVLNVYDIMNEIEPSKLPDERSTAQQRQQRLEHIRGARALIRENNYSAGSASSLARACFWLNVGLEVLSCLSFNWTTSWEPDDWGMDLEFTTWIVGSSSGNGSVIASSEPDRGDDLPSFSGPASQASSGDEELWAQRIIYILAKVINFRASSSPTIPVLHPSQFHNPGHHHRHHEPTPHDEQVRLQGRFAEWTRLKSLLDAWNHRCPRSMRPSGYVTGPSSRSAFPNVWLMSRPAIIGRLFYHVCMVLLAQTNPLHKGDTEENRSLQKHHGRQVCGIVSTSAVGDKGVGSVAIRGLAVAGAVLDSPQERDEVLGILGRIEKSTGWRLGGVVAELRKGWEMKDVMPATFGGQVVTLPGLPTVTMGVGMGVGRIGDSFLRGPGGPPMGGSSSKMTNPLSKGADFRDREHPYQNWYVRPNGGEVGSSSGEGAGREERRGVHSWGV, encoded by the exons ATGACGGCGAACATCAATCTACATACCCTGTACATTCATCAGCAGCACAACTATCATGATGACCAGCACTACCATCCCGAAGCCCATTCCTTGACCCCTCCGGCACACCCCGAGGCCCTGTTCAGCAGTCCAGACAACTCACCTCCTCGGCCAAAGCGAGCCCGCTCCCTGAACCCTCTCACTACAGCAACTGTTGTTGACGCACAGGTCAAGAGGCCCACCAGGAGGTTTGTACAGACCAGCAAAGCTCGCCGCGTACGGACTGGGTGCTTTACCTGCCGCGATAGACATGTCAAGTGCGACGAGGGGGCACCGGTGTGCAACAACTGCTTGAAGAGCAACCGCCAGTGCAAACGAGGAGTACGGCTCAACTTTGCAGAGACGAATCAGCAGGTCAAAGGGCCACCTCGCACCGTTCCTCGAGGCAAAGACTGGCTGG TGACGTTTCAAGACGATTCCCGAGAGATAGCATCCGGGTATAAGGGCGGGCTAGAATCCTACAGCGACGCTCCGGATGAGGACCTGGGTGTCTCGCCCATCGACGACTTTCCACCCATCACCCGGCCTAGAAAAGCTTCGGCAGATGTGCAGGGCAGCGGCGCACTTCCGTCTGGGAATCCCTCTGCTTTCGAGGCCGCAAAAGGTCTGAGCAGTGTCCCGGAAGCATCCCGTGTACCATATTACCCCATAACAATcgaaccaccaacccaccaagaGCCGGTCCATTTGAACGGAGGCCATGGTCAAGTACAGGCACAGTTGCCCGTGAGGAACACCGAGCCTTTTGTGCCAAACCCCCCGCAGCCGCCGctaccacaccaccacccgttTGCGCTTGAAGACTTGCTACAGCAACACCGGCCAGTCTACCCGGTACATCAAAGAAGAGACAGCGATGTCTCCAGCGTGACATCCTCTTTGGTCCCTGAAGGATCCAATGCTCGGAACCCAGAAAACGATGGCGATGGCCCGATGACGCCCTGTAGCGAAAACGGCGACGAAAGCCCGACGAGCGAGCGCGATTACCTGAGCACCGAACACGAGATCAACTGCATGCAGGTCTTCATCAACGACGTGGCCGTCTGGATGGATGTCTTTGACAAAGACAAACACTTCTCCACTGTTGTGCCATCGCTCGCCTTCAAGTCGACGATGCTCCTGAATGCCATCCTCGCCTGCGGTGTCAAGCAGCACTCCCTCATGTCTCCCCCGGCCTCCCGAGCCGCCGAGAGCGACAGGGCGAGGGTCTACCACgacacctccacctccctcctcctccggtcGCTCCAAAACCCCGACCGCAACACGGACGAATGCTGCGTCACCGCCGTCGTGCTTAACGTCTACGACATCATGAACGAGATAGAACCGTCCAAGCTCCCAGACGAGCGATCCACCGCCCAGCAGCGCCAGCAACGCCTCGAGCACATCCGCGGCGCCCGCGCGCTGATCCGAGAAAACAACTACAGCGCCGGCTCCGCCTCCAGCCTCGCCCGAGCCTGCTTCTGGCTCAACGTCGGACTCGAGGTCTTGTCGTGCCTCTCCTTCAACTGGACCACCTCCTGGGAGCCCGACGACTGGGGCATGGACCTAGAATTCACAACCTGGATCGTAGGAAGCAGCTCCGGCAACGGAAGCGTGATCGCCTCTTCGGAACCCGACCGCGGGGACGAcctcccttccttttccGGCCCGGCCTCCCAGGCCTCGTCTGGGGACGAGGAACTCTGGGCCCAAAGAATAATCTACATACTCGCCAAAGTTATCAACTTCcgcgcctcctcctccccaaccatcCCCGTCCTTCACCCTAGCCAATTCCACAACCCCggtcatcaccatcgacaTCACGAGCCCACCCCCCACGACGAGCAGGTCAGGCTCCAGGGCCGCTTCGCCGAGTGGACCAGACTAAAATCTTTGCTGGACGCGTGGAATCACCGCTGTCCGAGGAGCATGCGTCCCTCGGGGTACGTCACCGGCCCGTCGTCCCGCTCGGCGTTTCCGAACGTGTGGTTGATGAGCAGGCCGGCGATTATAGGACGGCTGTTCTACCACGTCTGCATGGTTTTGCTCGCGCAGACGAACCCGCTTCACAAGGGGGACACGGAGGAGAACAGGTCGCTCCAAAAGCACCACGGCCGGCAGGTTTGCGGGATTGTGAGCACCAGTGCGGTGGGGGataagggggtggggagcgTGGCGATTAGGGGGCTGGCCGTGGCGGGGGCCGTGTTGGATAGTCCCCAGGAAAGGGACGAGGTGCTGGGGATATTGGGCAGGATTGAAAAGTCGAcggggtggaggttgggtggggtggtggctgagctgaggaaggggtgggagatGAAGGATGTGATGCCGGCGACGTTTGGGGGGCAGGTGGTGACGCTGCCTGGGCTGCCGACTGTGAcgatgggggttgggatgggggtggggaggatagGGGATTCGTTTTTGAGGGGGCCGGGGGGCCCGCCCATGGGGGGGTCGTCGTCCAAGATGACGAACCCTTTGTCGAAGGGGGCGGATTTTAGGGATCGGGAGCACCCTTATCAGAACTGGTATGTGAGGCCTAATGGAGGCGAGGTTGGGAGTTCGTCGGGTGAGGGGgcagggagggaggagaggaggggggttcaTTCTTGGGGCGTTTGA
- the asa1 gene encoding Astra associated protein 1 Asa1 (COG:S; EggNog:ENOG503NYG7), whose protein sequence is MASNARPAQPKTILRGHKTPVQVAAFVRNNERLLTGDSDGFVVAWDLTIMRPRAVWQAHTASILGIAGWGHDRIITHGRDNRLVVWKLTAEHENVLSTSLPLDPSSQPRPKPWMLHVLQISTMNFCSFSYCPAYPDTSPAAAAADEILLAVPNTLSSESIDIFHLPSLARKHTVGLPTSSSPDQKNGMAMSLSLFHHPTSHHLTLVAGYERGLAAVYQLDPNTSKWAVTYQSNPHTQPILSLDVSPDESFFLSSGADATIAKHPIPSCPPSSGIIQDPILTINTRHAGQQSLRIRSDNLIFATAGWDSMVRVYSVKTMKELAVLKWHQQGCYAVAFAAANTSPTTSPPQEEPPRPDDKKPEGSHSKEVTTQVPKMLVEQTPKQKRLHQARTARWLAAGSKDGRVSLWDVY, encoded by the exons ATGGCAAGCAATGCGCGGCCCGCCCAGCCCAAGACGATTCTGCGAGGCCACAAGACACCGGTGCAGGTGGCTGCCTTCGTTCGAAACAATGAGCGCCTCTTGACCGGTGATTCCGACGGCTTTGTTGTGGCATGGGACCTGACCATCATGCGTCCGAGGGCCGTTTGGCAAGCTCATACGGCCTCCATACTAGGCATCGCAGGCTGGGGACACGATCGCATCATCAC ACACGGAAGAGACAACAGACTGGTGGTCTGGAAGTTGACCGCCGAACACGAAAATGTCCTCAGTACAAGCCTTCCCCTAGACCCATCCTCACAGCCCCGTCCAAAGCCATGGATGCTTCACGTGCTTCAGATCAGCACCATGAACTTTTGTTCATTCTCGTATTGTCCCGCATACCCAGACACCAGTCcggccgcagcagcagcagatgaAATTCTCCTCGCGGTacccaacaccctctcctcggAATCT ATCGACATCtttcacctcccctccctcgctcGAAAGCACACGGTTGGCTTGCccacctcctcgtcaccCGACCAGAAGAATGGCATGGCCAtgtccctctccctcttccaccaccccacaaGCCATCACCTAACCCTGGTCGCCGGGTACGAACGCGGTCTCGCGGCAGTCTACCAACTCGACCCTAACACGTCAAAATGGGCAGTAACCTACCAATCCAACCCTCACACCCAGCCAATCCTGTCTCTTGACGTCTCCCCAGATGAGTCATTCTTCCTCTCGTCAGGAGCAGACGCCACCATAGCCAAACACCCCATCCCGTCTtgtcctccttcctcggGAATAATCCAAGACCCCATCTTGACGATCAACACCCGCCACGCCGGACAACAGTCCCTCCGCATCCGCTCCGACAACCTCATCTTTGCCACCGCAGGCTGGGACTCGATGGTGAGGGTCTACAGCGTCAAGACGATGAAGGAGCTCGCGGTGCTAAAGTGGCACCAGCAGGGGTGTTACGCCGTTGCTTTCGCTGCTGCCAACACCTCTCCAAccacttctcctcctcaagaGGAACCCCCCAGACCAGACGACAAGAAGCCCGAGGGGAGTCACAGCAAGGAGGTTACCACGCAAGTCCCCAAGATGTTGGTCGAACAAACACCCAAACAAAAACGCCTCCACCAAGCCAGAACCGCCCGCTGGCTCGCGGCAGGGAGCAAGGATGGGAGGGTGAGCTTGTGGGATGTGTACTAG